The genomic window GACTTTGATATATTTGCAACATGTTGCCTTAGGCAGCAGGCTAATTACAGTCAACCTACATTGACATGTTGAAAGGTGTGAAAAATGGTCAGCAAGGACTGTTGTCATATAGTGGCTATGGCCTTTCTCCATGGATAACTCATAGAACCTAATAGGGAGAAACATCTGAAGTAGGGTCCTGTCATTGGGTGGTGGGGATGTGAAATGTAGATTTTTATCAGTGCACTTGATAAATTGCTAATCATATTTAATTATTTGCATTGGTTAGAGTCactgttctattttttttttttttttttttttttttttttttttttgctttcattgTATTTCATACCAATGTCAAGTCAGATGTGTAAGCACACATATCTGCTTCTGACCCAGTCTAGGCTCAAAATAGTTTCCTACAGGCTCCCACTTTCATGTATGACAGGTCAAATAATCTAACATAATCTCTTTTGTCTCTGACAGGTATGTAAAGAGCAGCCAGGGATGGCATGAAgacgagaagagagaagaaatgacAGAAGATGCTGCGTGGTATCTTTTTGCTATTGATACATTGTCTGAGAAACCAATTGCATTTTCTCACTTTCGGTTTGATATTGATTATGGTGATGAAGTTTTGTATTGGTAAGTTAGCAATTTCATGAATTTGAATGCTATAGCAAATTTGCATTTGACAGTATTTTAAGTCACATTCAACTGATTAGTTGAATACAGTCAAACTATTTTAGAGGATTGCTGCTAAAACAATAAAGGGTTTCCTGTCTCTCTGTCATCATTACACAGTTTCAAATACCATGGgatgaatcatatacatacatactcatgaaTTTACTCATCCCATGCCCAGTTTgttaaaatgaaacatgaacttcCTCTCTCAAAGTGtttcttaatttttcactttGCGAGCTAAGTTAATTGGTTAGGTGACACCAACATCTTTCACGCCATCTCCTCACAAATTAATTTTTCTCCACCCAATCCCAATCATTCCTCAAGCATCATCTGTTCTTTGTCCATTCCTGACAATACCTCACTGATGTAGGGAATGttgaacaagtatggaaaaattCAATTTTTGTTCAtactttgctgtttcctgtgttagcaagctagtgtcaagaacagatgaagaatagtcTCGTTTATTTACACCCACTCCCCAACTttgatatataatgcaccaaaaccagagccctctatccacaactggCCCTTCAGACCATTCTGTCATTTCCCCAAACCTCTTCATATGGCATGCTTTACCTTACTGACAGTGTGTTGCCTCCATATACCGCTTTGCTCTATCTCCTGCACAACTCTGGCTTTTCTTTGTTCTCTACTGACATGATTACCATATTTGTAACCCTCTCTTGACTTTCCCtctacatgtgtccaaaccatttttcaacatcattttcGGCTCTTTTATACATTCTCGTTTTGCAAcatctctctcttaacctatcatttcatattcgatcaacccttctcacacatgtcctcaaacatttgattttcagcacatccaacttgttctgtacttctctctggacacaagcaaggcatcCATCcacatgtactgaaagagtgtgcctctgaacttgcacccgtgcttgttcatctgttccatttctgtttaaagaccagaatttttccttcttggaagcaagcATCAGTCTGTTGCTGATGGCTTCTTTCCCCAAATGCCTAACTGTTGGCATATAAGATCCAGGGTGAAATTTGGAGAAATTTTTCTGGAAATAATGTGCATTTTACATGATGGAAAATACAGTATTTACATAAATATGTATTGAATTCAAGATGGCCATAATTAGGAGATTGAGGCTGTACCATCTTGCTTCCtttagagaaagtgaaaggaagaattTTGTTGTATTCCAAGGCAGGGAAAAAGTGCATGCTTTTGGGTGTTTTTTGTGGCCCGTAAGTTTGACACTTTAAAAGTAAGACATTGGTGCTCTTTGTTTTAGCATACTGTAAGATGTccctttatttatttttataaagACCTAAGAAGTATATGCTCTTAGAGAATCCCTGTGGCTTAGAAATGCTGAAAATAAAAATTTCCCGGTGTGATTTCAAAATTCTAGCCTTTAGGGTCAAACTTTTTGGAATGTCAAGGAAAGCAAAATGTTAGAAAAGAGGTATATGGATACTTAGGCTGATTGGatgaaattttatatttttgCATGAATTTGCTCAGAATTGAcagaattttattttcttttactaatATTTATATCTTAACTTTGTGCCAGCTATGAATTGCAGTTGGAGATGGACTGTCGCAACAAGGGCCTTGGGAAGTTCATGATGCAAGTCCTGGAGTTGATGGCATTTTCTAATCAGATGCAAAAAGTAGTTCTGACAGTATTCAAACACAATCCTGATGGCATGGCTTTCTTCAGAAAATGCAGGTATTTTTTCATCATATCATCCTTGCAACTGTGTAAGATAAATTCACTTGTATATCGAGCATGCAATTTTCTTTTGAGAATTTTTGGCCCATTGTAATTTCACAGCATTCAGTTAGTAGATAAGGACTTAACAGAACATGAATATTTAAGCATTTATTACAGTCTTGCAGTTTCTTTACTCGTTTATaaataattaccccaggaccagtttctatgaaagagtcctggtattacccagATCTTTCTGAAGGTTCTTGCTGCCCaatgctgtgctacttccagtatcagggaaaccattcttcccctttacccttgagctttgttttacttgtAGCTAAAAtatacaggtttctttcctcaaaaattcTACCCATCAATCCTTTATTCTCACAATGGTTACATCGTCAAACATTTAGACACATCTTTAAAGATGAGTGTGGGGATTAATTTGAAGATGTTTTGGTTTGTTGCTGGATGACACCTACATGCAGTTACATGAATTTCGGAATAAATTTCACTGGCATAAGCCCACATTTTCACCTTTCCATTATGataaaataaaattttatgatacattGGTTGAGTAAGTGGTCTCCAGTCCAATATTTAAGATTCTGCCATGTGATTAACCAGAGTTATTTGCCCTGGACCATATGAAAAAAATGCTTGCGGGATGTCAGGATGTCCTCTGTGAGTGTTAGTGGGAATGGTTGTGGCAATTTGGTGACACTGCATCTATCCTATTAATATCTTCTTTGGAGTacaaatgatatgaaaatgaatattgataTATTAATATTCTTTTTGCTTTACTATTTGAAAGTATCCCCTTATTAAGACAATAAATGCCAATAGGCCAAACTTCCTAACCTTTTCCTGTATGAAGATTACTTATGATTATTCTATTATGCTCAGACATATTAAACCTGATATCAGATTTCCTTTCTTTGGTAGGTATGAGACTGATGAAACCTCACCAGAAGACACATTTGAAGAGTCATTTGATTACAGTATCCTCAGTAAATCAAATAAGATGAAGCCAACACAGAAGACCTCTCTTTGAATgtaacatatgtacacacacacacacattcaagtgTAATACTctgtgactgaagacatggttaatagagaaacacacacacaagctgaaaGAAGCCctaaatatgattattatctagcaggaaataagcttcaggattgtaTGTGTGAGAAGTCAACATTGTCCATAACTTGTCACCAGTATTCCACATTAGGAGAAACATTGAGGAAACAAACTATCTGCTATCAAATAGTATAACAGCTTttaagtgtatggataaggaaatatttaggaagtaattcatatcctacatatggcCAGAATTTGAATATGCTTCTTATATTGGTCTGCGCACCTAGtaaagcacaaagagctagtGGAGAAcatccagaggagggcaaaagAGATGGTACCACAagtaagagaactgagttacaggtaAAGAATAGAAGCCTTAAAAtttcccaccttggaagagagatgcATAAGGTGAGACGGATCAAACTTAAAGTTTCAAACCAGATTGATGACAGTGACAGGTTCTTCAAATGTAgcaaaaaactttaaaaaacaatgtaaagaaatacttttatagcagaggagtggtggatgaatgcaataaaatgactgaagagatggggctggaaactctccactccttgtatttttaattttctaaaagttgtatggatgcaaggtgtgggcttTACACAAGAAAGTAGAGGAGtggatgaatgtgtttgaattGAAAttcctgaggacaatatgtggtgtgaggagggttgattgaggaAAAGAATTAAAGGTATTGGGAAGAGAAtggttaagaaagctgaagagggtgtagtgaaatggtttggacatatggaaaggatgggtgaggagaggttgagaaagagggtgtttgcatcagaggttgagggaacaaagaGTAGCAGATAGACTAAATTGGGGATAGAAGGCTGGGgtaaaaaatgttttgagtgctcagggcctgaatgtgcaagAGGGTGTAAGGTTTGCAAGGGACACAttgaattgatgtggtatataaaGGACAATCTCCTGTCAGACTGacctagggcatatgaagctatCAGAGAAAATCACTGAAATATCTGTAGGGCCTGGGtactgtggttttgatgtattacatgtgaaagctagagaatggatatgagcaaaagagaccttttcttcatctatttctggtgctaccttgcaaacacaggaaacagcgaacaagtatggaaaaagtgtaatatatatatatatatatatatatatatatatatatatatatatatatatatatatatatttcccatgaaattgagtgggagatgtataaaagaaagagacaggaggtcaagagaaaggtgcaagaggtgaaaaaaagggcaaatgagagttggggtgagggagtatcattaaattttagggagaataaaaagatgttctggaaggaggtaaataaagtgcgtaagacaagggagcaaatgggaacttcagtgaagggcacaaatggggaggtgatatatatacaaagtataataaataaaaatataaatatatatatatgtatatatatatatatatatatatatatatatatatatatatatatatatatatatataatatatatatatatatatgctgctgtctcccgcgtttgcgaggtagcgcaaggaaacagacgaaagaaatggcccaacccacccccatacacatgtatatacatacgtccacacacgcaaatatacatacctacacaactttctcctcgttccctccacctccgacacatatatcctcttggtcaatctttcctcactcattctctccatgtgcccaaaccatttcaaaacactctcttctgctctctcaaccacgctctatttatttccacacatctctcttacccttacgttacttactcgatcaaaccacctcacaccacacattgtcctcaaacatctcatttccagcacatccatcctcctgtgcacaactctatccatagcccacgcctcacaaccatacaacattgttggaaccactattccttcaaacatacccatttttgctttccgagataatgttctcgacttccacacgttcttcaaggctcccagaattttcgccccctcccccaccctatgatccacttccgcttccatggttccatccgctgccagatccactcccagatatctaaaacacttcacttcctccagtttttctccattgagactcacctcccaattgacttgaccctcaaccctactgtacctaataaccttgctcttattcacatttactcttaactttcttcttccacacactttaccaaactcagtcaccagcttctgcagtttctcacatgaatcagccaccagcgctgtatcatcagtgaacaacaactgactcacttcccaagctctctcatccccaacagacttcatacttgcccctctttccaaaactcttgcattcacctccctaacaaccccatccataaacaaattaaacaaccgtggagacatcacacacccctgccgcaaacctacattcactgagataatatatatatatatatatatatatattatccctggggataggggattaagagtacttcccacgtattccctgcgtgtcgtagaaggcgactaaaaggggagggagcggggggctggaaatcctcccctctcggtttttttttttttttttttttttttttttttttttttaattttccaaaagaaggaacagagaattgggccaggtgagggtattccctcaaaggcccagtcctctgttcttaacgctacctcgctaatgcgggaaatggcgaatagtttgaaaaaaaaaaaaaaaaaaaaaaaaaaaaaaaatatatatatatatatatatatatatatatatatatatatataggggcaagtatgaagtctgttgtggatgagagagcttgggaagtaagtcagttgttgttcgctgatgatacagcgctggtggctgattcatgtgagaaactgctgaagctggtgactgagtttggtaaagtgtgtgaaagaagaaagttaagagtaaatgtgaataagagcaaggttattaggtacagtagggttgagggtcaagtcaattgggaggtaagtttaaatggagaaaaactggaggaagtaaagtgttttagatatctgggagtggatctggcagcggatggaaccatggaagcggaagtggatcatagggtgggggagggggcgaaaattctgggagccttgaagaatgtgtggaagtcgagaacattatctcggaaagcaaaaatgggtatgtttgaaggaatagtggttccaacaatgttgtatggttgcgaggcgtgggctatggatagagttgtgcgcaggaggatggatgtgctggaaatgagatgtttgaggacaatgtgtggtgtgaggtggtttgatcgagtaagtaacgtaagggtaagagagatgtgtggaaataaaatgagcgtggttgagagcagaagagggtgttttgaaatggtttgggcacatggagagaatgagtgaggaaggattgaccaagaggatatatgtgtcggaggtggagggaacgaggagaagagggagaccaaattggaggtggaaagatggagtgaaaaagattttgtgtgatcggggcctgaacatgcaggagggtgaaaggagggcaaggaatagagtgaattggagcaatgtggtataccggggttgacgtgctgtcagtggattgaatcggggcatgtgaagcgtctggggtaaaccatggaaagctgtgtaggtatgtatatttgcgtgtgtggacgtatgtatgtacatgtgtatgggggtgggttgggccatttctttcgtctgtttccttgcgctacctcgcaaacgcaggagacagcgacaaagcaaaaaatatatatatatatatatatatatatatatatatatatatatatatatatatatattttatttattatacttgatcaccatttccctcgtcagcaaggtagctcaaagaaacagacaaagaatgagtgacccatccactcatatacacatacgtatatatatatatatataaatgcacatacatgtacacatacatatcaacaataacatacacatgtgcatattcataattgcttaccttcatccattcctagcaccatcctgccccacaggaaaccgcATCGCCATCCCATGTCAGCGAGTTAGTGCTaagaaagacaaagaaggccacatgaACTGTcgtgaataatgcaccaaaaccagaggtCCCTGTtgacatccacatatatatttatgtatatatatatgtgtgtgtgtgtgtgcaaatactttatccacaaacatacaaagagACATACTAAAACCACTAAGTAACACTTCATTACTTCACATTCCCTAGTAATTTGCATACCATTGTGGCTGTAAAATTGGTCTCATATTTAGCACATTTTTCAGAACTGTAGAAATGGAACTACTTTGAATTTGTCACAATTGCATTTACGATAGGGTCACTTTTCTGTGGCC from Panulirus ornatus isolate Po-2019 chromosome 58, ASM3632096v1, whole genome shotgun sequence includes these protein-coding regions:
- the Naa40 gene encoding N-alpha-acetyltransferase 40, with the translated sequence MNERQLKKAKSKIKGKERRAALKAERARLSAAQLLVNQANSLPDPLSKFPSFHKYERNGLSCQLICKRVKEVEPVMMQWAIDLCKRNMRGMYVKSSQGWHEDEKREEMTEDAAWYLFAIDTLSEKPIAFSHFRFDIDYGDEVLYCYELQLEMDCRNKGLGKFMMQVLELMAFSNQMQKVVLTVFKHNPDGMAFFRKCRYETDETSPEDTFEESFDYSILSKSNKMKPTQKTSL